Proteins encoded together in one Falco peregrinus isolate bFalPer1 chromosome 2, bFalPer1.pri, whole genome shotgun sequence window:
- the LOC129783791 gene encoding LOW QUALITY PROTEIN: pinopsin-like (The sequence of the model RefSeq protein was modified relative to this genomic sequence to represent the inferred CDS: inserted 3 bases in 2 codons; deleted 2 bases in 1 codon) produces MAWADTALSCHSAQIATRPPQAPWDTHLSVAVLLGTARXSAWVVNGLVIAVSTRHRKLWAPLNYILVNLAVADLLVTLWQLRQLLLMSGHLRDGNAAGRTGVSRSLQNSPQAAMQLQESDTTQQIQREVTCMMITLVMAFLICWLPYTAFALVVASNKDIASQPXLASLPSSSKTATVYNPIIYTFMNKQFQSCLLKMVGCGYQPWGPGKTTPAAPSPHLRIAADGL; encoded by the exons ATGGCGTGGGCAGACACGGCGCTTTCTTGCCACTCGGCCCAAATAGCCACAA GACCCCCCCAGGCCCCATGGGACACGCACCTGTCTGTAGCCGTGCTGCTGGGCACTGCCC GCTCCGCGTGGGTGGTGAATGGCTTGGTCATCGCGGTTTCCACCAGGCACAGGAAGCTCTGGGCCCCCCTGAACTACATCCTGGTGAACCTGGCTGTGGCCGACCTGCTGGTGACACTGTGGCAGCTCCGTCAGCTTCTCCTGATGTCAGGGCACCTGAGGGATGGAAATGCTGCTGGAAG AACAGGCGTCTCTCGTTCTCTTCAAAACTCCCCACAAGCTGCGATGCAGCTGCAGGAATCGGACACAACACAGCAGATACAGAGGGAAGTGACTTGCATGATGATCACGCTGGTGATGGCCTTTCTCATCTGCTGGCTGCCCTACACTGCCTTTGCCCTGGTGGTGGCCAGCAACAAAGACAtcgccagccagcc gctcgcatccctgccctcctcctccaagACTGCCACGGTTTACAATCCAATCATCTACACCTTCATGAACAAACA gtttcagagctgcctgctgAAAATGGTGGGCTGCGGTTACCAGCCCTGGGGGCCGGGAAAAAccaccccagctgcccccagcccccacctccGCATTGCTGCAGATGGGCTGTAG